One segment of Ascochyta rabiei chromosome 7, complete sequence DNA contains the following:
- a CDS encoding RNA polymerase II transcription factor B 52 kDa subunit, with protein MSAPSSSQALEYLEGLPLQTHKKLYEAPATVLAVFRCMLPHLAKTLVMAMLYMPTSFPGAQLEAWFKPGAKREREQAIFTLQRLHILDSTQEDDRSTSYTLSSGFQRSLRHALEGSGKDGSFGVSATEEESRGERRVSIAFLDEHAQAQWETILFYMVGGAAGVTVKSDVSPGTKKLLHAGDLVRSFHGAPRITKEGFTFVLQETNAQVWNLLIVYLKMVNDLGMNETDVLSFLFMLGSLELGQDYSTSTLSPTQLHMLDDLSAMGIVYRSSKNATVFYPTRLATTLTSDSGGLSTSGDSTGSSSANQGFIIIETNYRLYAYTNSLIQIAIISLFCKLQHRFPNLISGKLTKESVHRAVSQGITSQQIISYLTTYAHPQMQKNKTFIPPTVMDQIRLWEYEGERVETTNGYLMREFGSQAEYADVLNYADALGVLVWKNDEKRTFFVSHVEQISAYLKKKKERMGPR; from the exons ATGTCGGCGCCATCCTCGTCCCAGGCGCTCGAATACCTGGAGGGCCTGCCTCTGCAGACGCACAAGAAGCTTTATGAAGCACCGGCAACGGTCCTGGCTGTCTTTCGCTGCATGTTGCCGCATCTGG CGAAGACCCTGGTAATGGCCATGCTATACATGCCTACGTCTTTCCCTGGGGCTCAGCTCGAAGCCTGGTTCAAACCGGGCGCCAAACGTGAAAGAGAGCAAGCCATCTTCACCCTCCAGCGCCTCCATATCCTCGATTCGACCCAAGAAGACGATCGCTCGACGTCATACACCCTCTCTTCAGGCTTCCAGCGCAGCCTGCGACATGCTCTCGAGGGCTCAGGCAAAGACGGTTCCTTTGGTGTTTCTGCGACGGAGGAAGAGAGCAGAGGCGAGAGGCGGGTCAGCATCGCATTTCTAGACGAGCACGCACAGGCGCAGTGGGAGACGATTCTGTTCTACATGGTCGGCGGTGCTGCTGGCGTTACGGTCAAGTCGGACGTTAGTCCTGGGACAAAGAAGCTGCTTCACGCCGGAGATCTGGTTAGGTCTTTTCACGGGGCTCCCCGCATCACGAAGGAAGGCTTCACTTTTGTGCTGCAAGAGACGAATGCACAGGTCTGGAATCTGCTGATCGTGTACCTGAAAATGGTCAACGAT CTCGGTATGAACGAAACCGATGTTCTTTCGTTCCTCTTCATGCTCGGCTCTCTCGAACTCGGCCAAGACTACTCGACCTCAACCCTCTCCCCTACACAACTCCACATGCTGGACGATCTCTCTGCAATGGGCATCGTCTACCGCTCCTCCAAAAACGCCACAGTCTTCTACCCCACCCGCCTCGCCACAACTCTGACCTCGGATTCCGGAGGCCTCAGCACCTCGGGCGACAGCACAGGCAGTAGCAGCGCCAACCAAGGCTTCATCATCATCGAAACCAACTACCGCCTCTACGCGTACACAAACTCACTCATCCAGATCGCCATCATCTCGCTGTTCTGCAAACTGCAACACCGCTTCCCCAACCTGATCTCAGGAAAACTGACAAAAGAATCCGTCCACCGCGCCGTCTCCCAGGGCATCACATCGCAGCAGATCATCTCGTACCTGACGACGTACGCACACCCGCAGATGCAGAAGAACAAGACCTTCATCCCGCCCACGGTCATGGACCAAATCCGGCTGTGGGAGTACGAGGGCGAGCGCGTCGAGACGACAAACGGGTACCTGATGCGCGAGTTTGGCTCGCAGGCAGAGTACGCAGATGTGCTCAACTACGCCGACGCGCTCGGGGTGCTGGTGTGGAAGAACGACGAGAAGAGGACCTTCTTCGTCAGCCATGTCGAGCAGATCAGTGCCTATctcaagaagaagaaggagaggatGGGGCCGCGGTGA
- a CDS encoding Non-specific serine/threonine protein kinase, with amino-acid sequence MAQQSALSSALDRIVQELRSKHDETRQKGAHNLRQTVEAAHRELAPAVFTNFYGDVYGKISSLIVGGSDSNERIGGIHALNALIDFRGDDAGTKTTRFASYLRAVMRGQDTTSMVVAAKALGRLAKPGGTLTAELVEAEVKGALEWLQLERLENRRFAAVLILRELAKNSPTLMYQWIAQIFEVIWVALRDPKVLIRESAAEAISACFEIISPRDSAMRQLWFGKVYEEIFRGFSINTNEAIHGSLLTMKELLDKSAYFMNESRFKETAETVLKYREHRDTLVRREVVLIIPRLASYSPTEFAAKYLHQCMLHLQGLIRKDRDRDKAFVAIGQVANAVGVAISPYLEGILGFIQEGLTAKARNKGVINEAPIFQCLSMIAAAVGQALTKSVERLLDPIFSCGLSDSLFQALVDMAHYVPPSRPMIQEKLLDLLSQILAQRHFLPLGSPYQVSQPPQIWTRDHKDPAIIPAREAEIALALHTLGSFDFTGHVLNEFVRDVAIRYVEADNPEIRKRAALTCCQLFVKDPIVHQTSTHATKVVGDIIEKLLTVGVGDVDWEIRWEVLLALDARFDRHLGKADNVRTLFLALNDEIFVIRQAAMSIIGRLTAVNPAYVFPSLRKVLLQLLTEVNYANSPRSKEESAKLISSLVGAADSLIKPLVDPIVTVLLPKAKDPNPEVASTTLKAIGDLASVGGEDMIKYIPELMPVILDFMQDLSSDSKRFSALKALGQLATNAGYVIEPYRDYPELMNILMSIVKTEPEGELRRETVRLMGTLGALDPDEYQKIMEQSPDQQLILEAQAVTDVSLIMQGITPSNEEYYPTIVISTLMGLLKDPSLMQFHSAIVDAVMNIYATMGLKCVPFLNQVVPGFLQVIRSTPAGRSEGYFNQLSQLVRIVRQHIRPYLPSILTCVKEYWGNNPQLQATILSLIEAIARSLEGEFKVYLADVLPLMLSVLDSDQTGKRLPSERVLHAFLIFGSSAEEYMHLIIPIMVKMFDKPGQPGHIRRLAIETLGRLSKQVNVSEFAARIIHPLCRVLSGNDPTLKQTALETLCALIFQLGPDYTHFVPTVNKVLIANKVPHENYGRIVSKLQKGEPLPQDLSPDERYGEDDEDLNPAEILTKKLAVNQQHLKAAWEASSKTTKEDWVEWMRRFSVELLRESPQQALRACTPLGSIYNPIARSLFNSAFVSCWTELYDQYQEELVRSIEAALTSPNIPPEILQILLNLAEFMEHDDKALPIDVRILGMYAGKCHAFAKALHYKELEFNAEQNSSAVEALISINNQLQQTDAAFGILRKAQGYTDVELKETWFEKLQRWDEALHSYQRRELEEPDSFEITMGKMRCLHALGEWDLLSSLSKEKWANASQEYRKAIAPLAATAAWGLGKFADMDSYLSVMKEQSPDRAFFASILNIHNNRFEIAIEEIAKARKGLDTELSSLLGESYQRAYLPMIRVQMLAELEEIMLYKQLGIKEHREKQASMRKTWMKRLKGLQPNPEVWQRMMKVRQLVISPEEGTDMWIKYTNLCRKNNRMNLANKALQKLLNIEGAGEHRVVEYVRENAHKISHPVAYATYKYMWADQHTQQEALDSMKDFTARLSDDLTMRARAATNPMMGHNGLNGMTNGHPQLFNNMNPFAASNGVNGTAGMNGSNMLNGSAMGVSPAELAECHRLLAKCYLKQGDWQQELQDGEWEHEYVHEILSAYAAATRYNNNWYKAWHAWALANFEVINSITSKADRESTDVPSNMVHDHVVPAIHGFFKSIALSSTSSLQDTLRLLTLWFSHGGLPEVNRTITEGTKSVPIDTWLEVIPQLLARINQPNPTVRQSIHQLLIEVGKAHPQALVFPLTVSMKSDVSRRQRSAKELMEAMREHSPRLVEQADLVSHELIRIAVLWHEQWHEGLEEASRLYFGDHNIDGMFATLAPLHAMLDKGPETLREISFIQSFGRELQEARDWCNTFRTSGEIGDLNQAWDLYYQVFRKIARQLPSLMSLELQYVSPKLKEAHDLELAVPGTYIVGKPIIRIISFDPLASVIQSKQRPRKLEMQGSDGKPHTHILKGHEDIRQDERVMQLFGLCNTLLANDVESRKRHLNIQRYAAVPLSTQSGLLGFVPNSDTLHVLIREYRDSRKILLNIEHRIMLQMAPDYDCLTLMQKVEVFGYALDNTTGQDLYRVLWLKSKSSEAWLDRRTNYTRSLAVMSMVGYILGLGDRHPSNLMLDRVTGKIVHIDFGDCFEVAMHREKYPERVPFRLTRMLTYAMEVSNIEGSYRTTCEHVMRVLRDNKESVMAVLEAFIHDPLLTWRLGHRDSPPEPNFPSERRQSIMGDITDMGSMVRGRHRSSIAPPNEAEAKEVQNARALQVLSRVKEKLTGKDFRPGEELNYQMQVDRLIKEATNLENLCQHYIGWCSFW; translated from the exons ATGGCGCAGCAGAGCGCTCTGTCGTCGGCGCTGGACCGCATCGTCCAAGAGCTCCGCTCCAA GCACGATGAAACCAGACAAAAGGGCGCGCACAATCTGCGCCAGACGGTCGAGGCGGCGCATCGAG AGCTGGCGCCCGCCGTCTTCACAAACTTCTACGGCGACGTCTACGGCAAGATCTCGAGCCTCATCGTCGGCGGCAGCGACTCCAATGAGCGCATCGGCGGCATCCACGCGCTCAATGCCCTCATCGACTTCCGTGGCGACGATGCCGGCACCAAGACGACGCGCTTCGCCTCGTATCTGCGCGCCGTCATGCGCGGCCAGGACACGACGTCTATGGTCGTGGCCGCGAAAGCCCTGGGACGCCTCGCCAAACCTGGCGGCACCCTCACCGCCGAGCTGGTCGAGGCCGAGGTCAAGGGCGCCCTGGAGTGGCTGCAGCTGGAGCGCCTGGAGAACCGCCGCTTCGCTGCCGTGCTGATTCTGCGCGAGCTGGCCAAGAACTCGCCCACGCTCATGTACCAGTGGATTGCCCAGATCTTCGAGGTCATCTGGGTCGCCCTCCGCGACCCCAAGGTGCTCATCCGCGAGTCGGCCGCAGAGGCCATCAGTGCCTGCTTCGAGATCATATCCCCCCGCGACTCGGCTATGCGCCAGCTATGGTTCGGCAAGGTCTACGAGGAGATCTTTCGCGGCTTCAGCATCAACACAAACGAAGCGATACACGGGTCCCTGCTCACCATGAAGGAGCTGCTGGACAAGAGCGCCTACTTTATGAACGAGTCGCGCTTCAAGGAGACGGCAGAGACGGTGCTCAAGTACCGGGAGCATAGGGATACCCTGGTCCGTAGGGAGGTTGTGCTCATCATCCCGCGACTCGCCAGTTATTCGCCCACCGAGTTCGCCGCAAAGTACCTCCACCAGTGCATGTTGCATTTGCAAGGCCTGATACGGAAAGACCGCGACCGCGACAAGGCTTTCGTTGCTATTGGACAGGTTGCGAACGCTGTTGGCGTTGCCATCTCCCCCTACCTCGAGGGTATTCTGGGCTTCATCCAGGAAGGCCTCACAGCGAAGGCGCGGAACAAGGGTGTCATCAACGAAGCTCCGATATTTCAATGTCTTAGTATGATTGCGGCAGCTGTTGGGCAAGCTCTTACGAAGAGCGTGGAACGACTGCTGGACCCAATATTCTCTTGTGGACTGAGCGACTCGCTTTTCCAGGCGCTCGTCGACATGGCGCATTATGTACCGCCATCTCGACCGATGATCCAGGAGAAACTCCTAGACCTTCTCAGTCAAATCCTTGCACAACGGCATTTCTTACCCCTCGGCAGCCCTTACCAAGTGTCACAACCGCCACAGATCTGGACACGAGACCACAAAGATCCTGCCATTATTCCTGCGCGAGAAGCTGAAATCGCTCTTGCGCTTCACACACTCGGCAGCTTCGACTTTACGGGACACGTGCTGAACGAGTTTGTGCGTGACGTCGCCATTCGCTACGTCGAGGCAGACAACCCAGAGATCCGCAAGCGCGCCGCCCTGACATGTTGTCAGTTGTTCGTCAAAGATCCTATAGTACATCAGACTAGCACTCACGCTACCAAAGTGGTCGGTGACATCATCGAGAAGCTCTTGACAGTTGGCGTGGGCGATGTCGATTGGGAGATTCGCTGGGAAGTTTTGCTCGCGCTCGATGCTCGCTTCGACCGTCACCTTGGGAAGGCGGACAATGTCCGGACACTGTTCCTGGCGCTCAACGATGAAATTTTCGTCATTCGGCAGGCTGCAATGTCTATCATAGGACGTTTGACAGCAGTCAATCCGGCTTATGTTTTTCCATCACTACGCAAAGTCCTGCTGCAATTGCTGACCGAGGTCAACTACGCTAATAGCCCGAGGAGCAAGGAGGAGAGTGCGAAGCTCATCAGTAGTCTGGTTGGAGCAGCTGACAGCCTCATCAAACCGCTTGTTGACCCCATTGTTACCGTACTCCTACCTAAAGCGAAAGATCCGAACCCGGAAGTTGCATCAACAACACTCAAGGCTATCGGTGATCTCGCCTCAGTTGGGGGTGAAGACATGATCAAGTACATCCCTGAGCTGATGCCGGTTATCCTGGATTTCATGCAAGATCTCAGCTCGGACTCGAAGCGCTTCTCTGCGCTAAAGGCTCTCGGACAACTCGCCACAAATGCCGGCTATGTCATTGAGCCATATAGAGATTACCCCGAGTTGATGAACATTTTGATGAGCATCGTAAAGACTGAACCTGAAGGCGAGCTGAGACGGGAAACCGTTAGGCTCATGGGCACTCTTGGTGCTTTGGACCCAGACGAATATCAGAAGATCATGGAGCAATCCCCGGACCAACAGCTCATCCTGGAGGCGCAGGCTGTTACGGACGTCTCCCTCATCATGCAAGGCATTACTCCTTCAAACGAAGAGTATTACCCCACCATCGTTATCAGCACGCTCATGGGATTGTTGAAAGATCCGTCACTCATGCAGTTCCACTCTGCAATTGTCGATGCTGTCATGAACATCTACGCCACTATGGGACTGAAGTGCGTGCCTTTCCTCAACCAGGTGGTGCCCGGGTTCCTTCAGGTCATCCGCTCCACGCCAGCTGGACGCTCGGAAGGCTACTTCAACCAGCTCAGCCAGTTGGTCCGCATCGTTCGACAACATATCCGTCCATACCTGCCGTCAATCTTGACATGCGTCAAGGAGTACTGGGGTAATAACCCCCAACTGCAGGCCACAATACTTTCACTCATTGAAGCCATTGCACGATCACTCGAAGGCGAATTCAAAGTTTACCTCGCAGATGTCCTACCTTTGATGCTGAGTGTGCTGGATTCGGACCAGACTGGCAAGCGGCTGCCGTCTGAGCGGGTACTACACGCTTTCTTGATCTTTGGTTCAAGCGCCGAGGAGTACATGCATCTGATCATTCCCATCATGGTCAAGATGTTTGACAAACCGGGGCAACCGGGGCACATTCGAAGACTGGCAATCGAGACGTTAGGGCGATTGTCGAAGCAAGTCAATGTCTCCGAGTTCGCTGCACGAATCATTCACCCTCTCTGTCGTGTACTTTCAGGCAACGATCCAACCCTGAAGCAGACAGCTCTTGAGACGCTTTGTGCACTGATCTTCCAACTGGGACCTGACTATACCCACTTTGTACCGACAGTGAACAAAGTTCTGATAGCGAACAAAGTGCCTCACGAGAACTACGGTCGTATTGTATCCAAATTACAAAAGGGTGAGCCCCTGCCACAAGATCTGAGCCCTGACGAGCGATACGGagaagacgacgaggacCTCAACCCTGCAGAGATTCTCACCAAGAAACTAGCCGTCAATCAGCAGCATCTCAAGGCAGCCTGGGAAGCTTCGTCAAAGACCACGAAGGAAGACTGGGTCGAATGGATGCGCAGATTCAGTGTCGAGCTACTTAGAGAGTCTCCACAACAAGCGTTACGCGCTTGCACGCCGTTGGGTAGTATCTACAATCCCATCGCCAGGAGTCTGTTCAACTCGGCATTCGTCTCGTGCTGGACTGAACTGTATGATCAGTACCAGGAAGAGCTCGTGCGATCGATCGAGGCTGCACTCACGTCTCCAAATATACCGCCTGAGATCCTGCAGATTCTGCTGAACTTGGCAGAATTTATGGAGCATGACGACAAAGCACTACCCATCGATGTTCGGATACTGGGAATGTACGCTGGCAAGTGCCATGCATTCGCCAAAGCATTGCACTACAAGGAATTGGAATTTAACGCAGAACAAAACTCGAGTGCGGTGGAAGCCCTTATCAGCATCAACAACCAGCTGCAGCAGACAGATGCTGCATTCGGAATCTTGCGAAAGGCTCAGGGGTATACGGACGTCGAGCTGAAAGAGACATGGTTCGAAAAGTTGCAAAGATGGGACGAGGCTCTACACTCCTACCAGCGCCGTGAGCTCGAAGAGCCAGACTCGTTCGAAATCACCATGGGTAAGATGCGTTGTCTGCACGCCCTCGGTGAATGGGATCTACTTTCGAGCTTATCTAAGGAAAAGTGGGCCAATGCCAGTCAGGAGTACCGCAAGGCGATAGCACCACTTGCTGCAACGGCTGCATGGGGTCTGGGCAAGTTTGCTGACATGGACTCATATCTGAGTGTCATGAAGGAGCAATCGCCAGACAGAGCATTCTTCGCTTCGATCCTCAACATTCATAACAACAGATTCGAAATTGCCATCGAGGAGATCGCCAAGGCTCGCAAGGGTCTCGATACGGAGCTCAGCTCACTACTTGGCGAGTCGTACCAGCGTGCTTACTTGCCAATGATCCGCGTGCAGATGCTGGCTGAGCTGGAAGAAATCATGCTGTACAAGCAGTTGGGTATCAAGGAGCATCGCGAAAAGCAAGCTTCCATGCGGAAGACCTGGATGAAGCGACTTAAGGGGCTGCAGCCGAACCCTGAAGTGTGGCAGCGGATGATGAAGGTGCGACAACTCGTCATCTCGCCAGAGGAGGGCACCGACATGTGGATCAAGTACACCAATCTCTGTCGGAAGAACAATAGGATGAACCTCGCGAACAAGGCGCTACAGAAGCTCCTCAACATCGAGGGCGCAGGTGAGCACAGGGTCGTCGAATATGTGCGCGAGAACGCACACAAGATCTCCCATCCTGTGGCGTACGCAACGTACAAGTACATGTGGGCGGATCAACACACCCAGCAAGAAGCACTCGACTCCATGAAGGACTTTACGGCCCGCTTATCCGACGACCTCACTATGCGTGCTAGGGCTGCCACGAATCCGATGATGGGACACAACGGTTTGAATGGTATGACTAATGGCCATCCGCAACTGTTCAACAACATGAATCCTTTCGCGGCTTCTAACGGTGTTAACGGGACGGCAGGCATGAACGGCTCCAACATGCTTAATGGGTCAGCTATGGGCGTCTCACCGGCTGAACTGGCCGAGTGTCACCGTCTCCTTGCAAAGTGCTATCTCAAGCAAGGTGACTGGCAACAAGAGCTTCAAGATGGAGAGTGGGAGCACGAATACGTTCATGAGATTCTGTCTGCTTATGCTGCCGCTACTcgctacaacaacaactggTATAAGGCATGGCACGCCTGGGCGCTTGCTAACTTCGAGGTTATCAACTCGATAACATCGAAGGCCGACCGGGAGTCGACAGACGTGCCCTCTAACATGGTGCACGATCATGTCGTCCCGGCCATTCATGGTTTCTTCAAGTCCATTGCTCTGTCCTCGACCAGCTCGCTACAAGATACGCTTCGTCTACTCACGCTCTGGTTCAGCCACGGTGGCCTGCCAGAGGTTAACAGGACAATCACCGAAGGCACCAAGTCAGTGCCTATCGACACCTGGCTGGAAGTCATTCCACAGCTGCTCGCTCGAATCAACCAGCCGAACCCTACCGTCCGACAGTCTATCCACCAGCTATTGATCGAAGTCGGCAAAGCGCATCCCCAAGCTCTTGTCTTCCCATTGACTGTTAGCATGAAATCGGATGTATCTAGGCGCCAACGATCCGCCAAAGAGCTTATGGAGGCAATGCGCGAACATTCTCCTCGTCTGGTCGAACAAGCCGATCTGGTCAGTCACGAGCTTATCCGTATTGCGGTTCTCTGGCATGAGCAGTGGCATGAAGGCCTTGAAGAGGCGAGTAGGCTCTACTTTGGAGACCACAACATCGATGGCATGTTTGCGACGCTCGCACCGCTGCACGCCATGCTCGACAAGGGCCCGGAAACCTTGCGCGAAATCTCGTTCATACAATCCTTTGGCCGAGAATTACAGGAGGCTCGAGATTGGTGTAACACATTTAGAACATCTGGGGAAATAGGAGACCTCAATCAGGCCTGGGATCTCTATTACCAGGTTTTCCGCAAGATTGCCCGTCAGCTGCCATCTCTCATGTCACTTGAGCTGCAGTATGTCTCACCCAAGCTGAAAGAGGCACACGATCTCGAGCTGGCTGTTCCGGGAACTTACATCGTTGGCAAACCAATCATTCGCATCATTTCGTTTGATCCTCTTGCCTCGGTCATTCAATCCAAGCAGCGTCCTCGCAAACTGGAGATGCAGGGCAGCGATGGTAAACCACACACCCACATTCTCAAGGGTCACGAAGATATTCGCCAGGATGAACGCGTAATGCAGTTGTTTGGTCTCTGCAACACACTGCTGGCCAACGACGTGGAGTCTCGAAAACGACATCTCAACATCCAGCGCTATGCCGCCGTGCCGCTTAGCACGCAGTCCGGTCTCTTAGGCTTCGTGCCTAATAGCGACACACTCCACGTTTTGATTAGGGAGTACCGTGATAGTAGGAAGATTCTGCTCAACATCGAACACCGGATAATGCTCCAAATGGCGCCAGACTACGACTGTCTGACCCTTATGCAGAAGGTCGAAGTTTTCGGGTACGCGCTCGACAATACCACTGGCCAGGACTTATATCGTGTGCTCTGGCTCAAGAGTAAGAGCTCCGAAGCATGGCTCGATCGCCGTACGAACTACACTCGCTCGCTCGCTGTCATGTCGATGGTTGGCTACATTCTCGGCTTGGGTGATCGTCATCCGTCCAACTTGATGCTTGACAGGGTCACGGGCAAGATAGTACATATTGACTTTGGCGACTGTTTTGAAGTGGCGATGCACCGCGAGAAATACCCTGAGCGCGTGCCGTTCCGTTTGACGCGCATGTTGACGTACGCCATGGAAGTTAGCAACATCGAAGGCAGTTACAGAACAACATGTGAGCACGTCATGCGGGTATTGAGAGACAACAAAGAGTCTGTCATGGCGGTGCTCGAAGCT TTCATACACGACCCTCTCCTGACCTGGCGTCTCGGCCACCGTGACTCTCCACCCGAACCCAATTTCCCTTCGGAGCGACGCCAATCCATCATGGGTGATATCACAGACATGGGCTCGATGGTGCGCGGTCGACATCGGTCCAGTATCGCGCCGCCCAACGAGGCGGAAGCCAAGGAAGTGCAGAATGCGCGCGCCCTACAGGTCTTGTCGCGTGTCAAGGAGAAGCTCACGGGTAAAGACTTCAGACCTGGTGAGGAATTGAACTATCAAATGCAGGTGGACAGGCTGATCAAGGAGGCGACAAATCTGGAGAATTTGTGTCAGCATTACATAGGATGGTGCAGTTTCTGGTAA